Below is a window of Humulus lupulus chromosome 9, drHumLupu1.1, whole genome shotgun sequence DNA.
CCAGATGTTGCACTTGGTAGATGATTTGTAGATCCCCAAGCTCACCGAGGTACTGATCATCATCATATTCTCCAACCTTCACATCTATACTTTTAAAGTACATCTCCAGCTTAGCCCATTTCTCCTCTGGGGTCTGCTTCTTATTGAGAAATGCAAGATCCAGATACTTTGCAGTATCCACTTCAGGAATTCTTACAAACTTACGTTTGGTAATTTCACGATCTCTAATGTGCTGCCTCGTGGCCTCACTTGCTGCCTCTTCCATTTTCTGCAAAAAAAAACAGGTCGAACACTTAATACATAAAACACGAATTTCAACCATACCGTCATCATGACAGTCTCAACATTACATACCTCGAAAATTTCTTTCAACTGTCGCTCGCTTTTGGCTATGACTTCCTCTTTCTCCTTCAACTTAGCGTTTAACTGAAGCTCTGCCTCAAGCTTCTGCTTCCGTACATTTGCAACGTTCATCTCAAACCCCTCCACCTTCCATTGCCACTCCTTCGTCTCTTTCTCCCATAACTCCTTATCGGTTTGCAAAGACACCACATCTTCCTACAAATCATTGATAATGTTATTTAGCATCTCCATCCGCTTCTCATGCTCCACGTAGAACTGGCTCTTCTCCATTGAATTGTTGGTCATCATCACTAAATCTTCCTTCAGCTTGTCACGCTCCATCTCTAGTTCGACAGACCCTACCAACTTTGCCTAAGTGGATGCCACTTTCTCCTTCACCTCTGCCAGCTCTGCTTCTATCTTTTTTACAGCATCTACAAGCACGCCACGATTCTCTTCGGCCACCCTTCTCCCCGCACGTTCCTCCTCAAGCATGGCCGCCTGTTCAACCATCTTAGAGTTGTTCTGAACAACCCATGCATATTCCCTCCTAGATGCAGACGCGCATACATAGCTTTGCATAAATTCAATACATCTGTCAAacatcaccgcaacacacaatacaTGACAAAAATCATAACACATACAGGGTATTCACACGAATACTCTAGCAAGGGGAACTCACCATCCATATATGATCAGACGCTTGTTGCAGAAGATCTCTCTGACCACTCAACGATCCAACCGATTCAACAAGAAGATGCTGTTTACTGATGCGCAACATCTCTTCCATCAACTCCACTGACGCAGTTCACACAAACTCCGACAGTCCCTCTGCTCTACCAATTGCTTCTGTCCCTGCTGACGTAGTAACAGAAGTAACGAGGGCAACCGGTTCCCTGCCTTCTAGTGATGACACCACGAGGCTATCAGACGCCAACGCAATTAATCCCAACTCAGGGATTTGTGGCATGGAAGAATGAGCAATCAACCCATTGCCAACATCCTCACCTAGATCACTCGGCAAAAACACCGACGTCCACACTGCAGAGGACGTCAACTGCTCTAGGAAGGTGTTGGGCGAGTCAAAATTGTTCATCATCTCTGGGGAAATGATAATGACCTCCCTAGAGGATGTCCCTATTGCTGAAGAAGCGGTGCAAGCATCGCCACCTGAGCTCTGGCCTCCTACGACATTAGCAGCTTCTGACATCTAAGGAACAGGAGCAGTTTCCAAGTTGATTGCTTGGCTCGCATATATTGGACGTGAAGGGTTTCCTGTGGTTTCTGAGTCACCCCCGAAAGCATCCTCTAAAAAATGGTTCTTACGGGAGGCAGAGGCGGGACATTTCCCCTTTGATCCATGCTTATTAGCAGGGCAGGTGTCAGGAAAGACACTGGGAGATCTCGCCCCCACTAGCGTGACATCAAGCGCCCGTGTGTGAGCCGTCGTCCCTGGAGATTTGAATGCTGCAGAGGACAGAGCCACTGGAGGCAAGTCATTTTTTGAGCCCTCTCCCAGAGAGGATTCTGGTGCGGAGGAAGAAGGGGATGGCTTAGCTTGAGGAGTAGCGTGGGCAGACCCCAGAGGCGTTTTAGGAAGAGTCAGAGTCTGCCCAGTGGAAATTTCCCAGGCATAAGCATAGGCATTGTCAAAGAAGAGCCTCTAGTGGTAGAAGCAGACCCTCTCAAAATTTGGAGCATGGACAAAATTACTTTTCCATCGTCCGAATCCTCGTTAGAGGACTCTTCCCGTGACTTCCTCTTCCCCAAGGCATCCTTTGACAGAGGCAGCTATTGAAAAGGTTGGATTTGCAGAGCAGCAGAGGTCGTAGAGGACCGCTTGTGTATACGGGAGGATCTGCGAGCCAAAGAAGATTTGTCAGGGGAAGCATCAGAAGCGTGGGGTGGCTCGGGGCCATCTTTCTTCTTGCTCTCAGGAGCCCCTAGACGCTTGGCGCATGCTGCAAATGTTTCAGAGCACGCCCTTTCGTACTTAGTCCTTGATACTTTCAGAGTCGAGGAGGCAGGGGGAGGCCTTTTTAAGAACGCTCCCAACTACTTCGCACATACAACCTAACTTTTGCGAGGGACATGTCACCCTTCTGCATTCTAACTCGCATGGCCCCTAAATCAGTTCGGTCCAGGAAGCAAAGGCAAGTCATAATTTGCATATAGTAGGGATTCATGACCCCTCTAATGCTAATGGCATTCTCTTTAGACTCGTGGAGTAGTCCCTTTTCTGTCAATAGGCTCTGCCTCTCAGAATTCATGCTGACTTGAGGCCACGAAAAATCTGAGGCATAGGGAAAAATTGAAATACAGAGGACCTTGAGGCCAGACAGTGCGACGATCATTAGAGTCATCTTCACTGCCGGAGAGAGATCGAAGAACCAAAATTTGATGACAAGTACCACCCGATTTAGAAAGATAAAATTGTTGCATCAATAGTACTAATTAATTAGTGCTAATTAAcgtttcaataaaaaaaattaattagtgctAATTGTTTCTACTCCTATATATAAACttcagaattttttttattgaaaattcaaAATCATCAATTCGATTCAGCGTGATATGTTGGTTTTCATTGAATTTGTGAATTGTTGCTTTATATTCAATATTAGTTTTTTGATTGATCATGAGTCTTTTGCTGTTATTGGGGTTGATATATCTTTGATGATGAATAATTGACTTGATAAGCCTAAATTTGTCATTTGAATTAGTTTTGAAAGTAATTTGACATGTTATGAGCATTATATTTACGACATACATATTTTGTATTATGGAACGATGACAAATTATTTGTACACAATGTAGCTCAATGCAAAACCAATGATGAAACATAATTCTATGTTAGCAAGCTTTAATCCCAAATTAGAAGGTACCTAACCCTGTATTATGTTACAATCATTCGTACCAAATAGGAAACGTATTCTGGGTAGTCTTGAAAGTTGAAAGCTTTTATACAAATAAATATCTCTCTTAATATTATTAAAGAAATGTACATATATAAGTTTTGAGTTCCATGATGTCATATAAGAAAAATAGAATCCATATATTCTTCTCTCTCACTCTTGACATCATTAGGAGGCATCCCTTTGCAGGAAAGAAAAGCAATATGCTCCCCAGTTGCCGTTTGAAGAATCTTTCTTTTATCCATATTctttaatcaaaataaataaataaaaatagtgaaAAAAGTAGCACAATTCAAATaagaataaatagtatttttgtcgCCGAACTATGACCACTGTATGATCGTACCCCTTAAATAAATTGTAATgttaaaaatgtgttattttgTTTGGTAGTGGTGAAAGTCTCAGTTACTACACTAAAATCTGAGACTTTCGTTAAATTTTTTCCtatgtggctaacagattgatgatgtagCATTTTGTCTTTTAATGTGACAGTGTCATGTGTAGAATAGTTATCAATTTTGCccccccgaactttgaccactaccaaacaaaatgctacatcatcaatctgttagccacctaggacgaAATCTTACAAAAGTCCCACGTTTAAGTTACGTGCATAGTTTagaggaatttttaacatcgtgaATCATTCAAGAGACACGATCTACAATGATCATAATTCGGgggcaaaaatattatttattgatTGAGAAGAGTAAGTAAATAACACaacaattatttatttcttttaaatataaatgaagATAAAATTATTAGAAGCTAATAATTGATAAGTACTATCCAATGTTGTTATGAATATTAAAGAGGGAGTAAAAAAGTTACTTTGAAATTATTATAAAATGATGTTAAACCACAGACAAGAGTTCTGATATAGAAGACCACATAATGTCTTAATATTAATCTTATAAAGATATAAAAAGGATAAATGTATTTATAGTAAGCGCTGATAATtgcttaataataataataataattgattaTAACTTACGATCCCCACAAGGCTTGCAATAAAAGGGAGTAATTAAATATGTACAGCTTGCCAAATCGGTAGGCAATGCTTTAACTCCATTTAGTTTTTTCATGCGTAGCCAACGAACAGCCAAGAGacataacatgtttttttttttaaagttcatTCAAAGGGTATTAATGCATGATTTTAGGGCCCAAATATaaaactaatatatatttttgtttaacaTATCCACTCCACTAGATGGTGTTTTTCCTTCAGTTTATTTTCTTAATCAAAATCTTGAGTTTTaagtaatgatatatatatatatatatagttagatATATAGATTGCTATATCCTAACTACAAGTCATTAATGAGCAACAACGTTGATAGATATAAGTGCTAGTAAAATGTTACTCTAGTTCTCCaacttagaattttgtgagattGATTTAATTTTGATATGAAACCAGATCGATATTGTAGTTGTTTGGTGTAAATTGGCCAACGACGAGTCATTAAAATGTAAAGGTCACCTTTTGGAACGttgaaataattaatatataagattATATCACTTTAATATCCCTTATTTGCTTAGTACCAATACACCTCTTTTATTTCTTTAATACTAAATACTACCATGTACTTAATTtgataaatattaatataaaaatattttttatgttataaatattatatatatatataaatgtccataataatgaagaatcactaggttACCCAAAGTATTATATCAACATTAATTCTTGATTGCATTCAGAGTAGTTATCGATTTTCTTAGGGCTTATGTATTTGTATAAATAGGGGTCATTCCTCTATTGAAATAAGACAAACGAGTTTAACTATCTCTTTTCATCTCTCTATTTCTCTATCAAtttcttttctttatattttatattttagtaTTCGTAATAGTTTTATAACACGTTATCAGCATGATTCTCTAACTATCATTGTTTGTAGGTTCAAAATATTATCACAGGTCTCTAGCCATAATAATTCATTGAATCTGAACTTGATGATTGAATTTTCAGCCGCCATCATATGTTGATATAAAAAATCATCATCAAAACTCTAGTCATCATATTGCATTGaggtaaaaatattttgttacgAATGTATGTTCATATCATTATCATATTGTATATTTTGATAAgacttgtatatatatgagtTGCTATTTCACCATTGTGGTTGTATGAGATGGTTTAATAACTTATtatcataaatatgattatatttatATGTGTTAATATTATCTCACATGTTTGATATTGATTTCactatagtatttattttataattatgtttcCATTAGAAATTGTAAACTTCCATGACatattgagaagaaaaaaaattatttattatagaTTCTTAATAAGATCTTGCATATATCCTGAAGATTATGCAAATTGAAAATGATATTcatcattataattatttattaaggtATATGTGTTCTTTGACAATATTGAAAAAGAAATATAGCAAAATTATCCCCATTGAATTTACTTCCCgctttctctctagagtaatcgaCGGTGGAGTCCCTCGTTTATTTTCCGGCCACCTCTGTATAATCTAGTTCCGATTAGTTATACGCTTGTGATTGGGAACCATGAATGATAATGATCTAGCTGCCTTCTATAATTCTCTTGCTCTTGAGGATGATGAGGTGGACGAATTCTGTGATGTAGTGGATCAAACACTTCTTGATGAAGGAGCCAATTCTATTGCGAAAACGATTATCGGCAGGGTGATTACCACAAGGTCAGTTGATCGTGATGATTTGACTTATGCTGTTAAGATCTTTTGGAAAATACTTGGGACTTTTACAGTGGAAAATCGTGGTAAGAGCACGTTCATTTTTCGGTTTGAGTTGGCTACAGACCGTAAAAGAGTCATGGAGGGTGGTCCCTGGATCTTTGAAAATTGCTTATTGGCTTTGAAGGAACCGGATGATTATACGGATCCGACTGAGATGGAGTTCGAGGTGGCACCTTTCTGGGTCCAAATTCATAAGGTTCCAGTTTTTTGTATGTCGAAAGCTTGGGGTTTCGAGCTTGGTAAACCTGTCGGGGAAGTCCGGGAGGGCAGTGTGTTGGACCTTTCTTGCAGGTTCGGATTGGTGTGGCTATCAAAAGACCCCTTCCTCGTGTGATTAAGCACCGTTTTGCGCCAGATAAACCGATTCTTATTTTTCCTTTGCGGTACAAGAGATTACTGGAACTATGCTATTTCTGTGGCATTCTTGGTCACCCTATGAATGAATGCCTGTCAAAGCCTAAGGGTGTTGGTGGGAAAGATAAGTTGAAATATGGGGAGTGGATTCGTGTCCCCTTCCCGGATAAGATTACCGGAACTGTTTCTAAAAAAGCTCGTAACTGAGACCATGGGAGTTCGTCAACTGGTTTGGGTGGTACTGTTGGAATAGATACGGCTAAAGTGGGTGGTCCGAAGGTTGTTGCTTTGACGTCTGCTTGTGCCCTGACGCTGGTCGTATTGCCGTCGACTGAAGGACAACGGAAAGGGAAAGCTTCGGCCATAAATGATAATATTAACTGGCACCCTGTTTCGGAAATATTCAATAAAGATTTGAATCCTTCTAAGGAAAGTTTGGAGATTCCCTCTGCGTCCTTGTCTTGTAATGGGGCAAATAATGTGGAACCTCCAAATACAGTTACCTAATCCCATGATTTGAGTAACCTCATTAATACAAGTAATGTATTATCTGATTATGGGAACCTTGACTCTCACCGTGTATCAAATATTGAGAATGAGGCTTTTAATAAATCTGATATGGGAGTGGTGGGACCCTTGGGAATTGATAATAATATGGTTAATGGGGAGGTTGGATTGCACGTGGGTTCTAATGGGGTGATAACTAAAGATCCACGTGAGGGACATGTGCTTCATATGGAGGAGGTCACTGTTCACATTGATTCCATGCAGGGACCTCCAGTCTCCTTCGTGAAAGCTGATACACAGGCTGGTGGTTTGACAGGATTGATCTCTGCTAGTGGTAAGGTGGATCCTTCGTCCTCCACTATGTCTTCTCGAAAGAAAAAGCTCAAAGTTTCTTTTGCAGGAAAAAAAGGTGCCCTTGGAATTAAAGCCAAAAGCCCAAAAAGGGTTTATAAACGAGGTCCGAAGGAGTTGTCAGCCCCTCTATTGGCAACTCCTGAATGTTTACATGAGGTGGTGGTAAGTTCTTCGTTGTCTACTCTTTTACCGGATGTGGTTGGGAATGACAACTCTCTATTTAAAACGGTGGACCTTGTGGAACAGGGCCACCGAACGTTATGAATTATTTATGTTGGAACGTCCAAGGTTTGGGGAATGACCGGACGTTCCAAATTTTGCATTCCTACGTGAAAGAATTCTTACCTAATGTTGTCTTTCTTTCTGAAACCCTCGTCACCCATTCGGTTCTTGAATTCATGCGTGTTCGTCTTGGTTTTGTGGGGAAATTAGTGGTAGATAAGGTGGGTCGTAGTGGTGGCTTATGCTTATTTTGGTCTTCTAATGTTGATGTGGTTTTGAAAGGTTACTCAAAAAGCCATATTGATGTAATGGTTGGCTCTCACAGCAATCGTTGGTGGAGGTTTACTGGGTTTTATGGCCAACCCGATGTCTCCTTAAGGCCGGTGTTTTGGCGGTTGGTTGAAAGGTTAGCGGATGGTTTTTCGGGTCCGTGGTTGGCTGGTGGTGATTGGAATGAGATTCTTTATGGGCATGAGAAGAGCGGTGGCCCTCCTCGGGCCCAGGTTCTTATGGATAACTTTCGACGTTCCCTAGCTTACTCCGGTCTTTCTGATATGTGTTTTGAAGGAGCAAGATATACTTGGTGCAATCGTCATAAAGATGGTTCGTTTACGCAAGAACGGTTGGACCGCATAGTTTGTAATAAAGACTGGTATGATTTATTTCCCAACTCCTGTGTGTCTCATCTTAAGCTTTGGGGGTCGGACCATCGGCCGTTGTTAACTCGGATTCTTCATGCTAATGAGAAACGGACGGTCCCTCGTGTAAAGGCTCGTTTTCACTTTGAGATGGCTTGGGCCAATGAGAAAGATTGTTGTGATATTGTGACTAGCAATTGGGGCTCTAATAGTACTGGTACCATCGTTGGGGTGCAACAAAAAATCGGTCAGGTGACTAGTGTGCTTAAGGATTGGAATGTGTCTACTTATAAGAAGACTGGAGGGGCTATTAAGAAAAAGAAGGAAGAATTGCATAACTTGGATTTGTCCTTAGATTCTTCTTCTTGGTCGGCTTATCTTCAGACTGAAAAAGAGTTAGATGTGTTGGTGTACAAAGACGAGAAATACTGGGCTTCACGATCAAAAGATTCATGGCTTAGGCTTGGGGACAAAAATTCTTCTTTGTTTCACCAAAGTGCCTCGCATAGGAACCGGAAAAATGCAATTGCTGGTATTTTGGATAGTGATATGAACTGGGTGGAGGAGCCGAGTGGTATAGCCTCGGTCTTTGAAGATTATTTTGGGACCCTGTTTACTTCTCATAGACCTTCCTCAGTTGTGATGGATATGGTGTTGTCTTCTATCCTGAGTCATATTTCTGATGATTTGCATGCAACCCTTCTGCGTCCTTTCACCGAAGTTGATGTTCGGATTGCTCTGTTTCAAATGCATCCCAGTAAAAGCCCCGGGAAGGATGGTATGGGCGCTGGCTTCTACCAAAAATTCTGGGGTACCGTTGGGCAAGATGTTTGTAAGGCCTGCTTGGGATTCATTTCTGGTACTGGTACGATGAGTAGTATTAATGAGACTATTATCACTTTGATTCCAAAAATTAAGAGCCCTACTCGCACTAGTGATTTTCGGCCCATTAGCTTGTGCAATGTACTTTATAAGATTATTGCTAAGATGATTACCAACAGATTGTGGGAAGTGTTACATGATGTAATATCTGAAGAGAAAAGTGCGTTTATCCCTGGATGCCTTATTTCTGACAATGCTATGATTGGGTTTGAATGTCTCAACGCAGTCAAGCGGCATAAGAACGGTAAACAGGGGTACCTTGCTTTTAAGGCTGATATGGCTAAGGCTTATGATAGGGTGGATTGGGCTTTCTTGGAGGGTATGATGATGCGGTTGGGCTTCCCTAGTGGGTGGATTGCCTTGATTATGAGATGTGTTATAACTGTTTCTTATGCGATTAATGTTAACGGGGATGTTATTGGTCATATTGTCCCTACTCGTGGGTTGAGACAAGGTGACCCATTTTCACCTTTTCTCTTCTTAATTTGTGCTGAAGGACTCTCCTCAATCATCAAACAAGAGCTTCGTTTACACACTATTTTGGGTCTTAAGTGTGGTCGGCGCGGTCCTATTGTCTTTCATCTCCTTTTTGCTGATGATAGATTTTTCTTCTTGGAAGCTATTGTGGCGAGTTGCACTAGATTTAAGGAAATTCTTATGCTTTATGAAGATGCTTCAGGCCAACTTGTTAACTTAAATAAGTTCGCTGTGTGTTTTAGTTCCCGTATGAGTACTCAGGATCGTGATGGTTTGGCTTATATACTGGGGGTCCCTTTGGTTCCTTGTCATGATAAGTATTTGGGCTTGCCTTGTTTTGCCGGTAAAAGCAAAAGTGCTCTCTTCCAGTCTATTAAGGATAAAGTTTGGAATAAACTATTTGGTTGGAAATCCAAACTTTTTTCTTCAGGGGGTCGTGAGGTGTTGTTGAAATCTGTTTTCCAAGCTATCCCCACTTATGCTATGAGCCTCTTTAGGCTCCCTGTTGGTATTGTTAATGAAATCCACAAGTTATGCGCTCGGTTTTGGTGGGGTGGGGACCCGGATAAGAGGAAAATGCATTGGTGTACGTGGTCCCATCTTTGCTGGCACAAATCTGATGGGGGTATGGGATTTCGTGATATGTTCCTCTTTAATCAGTCTCTCCTTGCTAAGCAAGCTGCTAGGCTCTATAATTTTCCGGGGTCGTTAGCTGCTAGAGTTTTGAAAGGATTTTACTACCCTACTACAACGGTGGTAGATGTGGAACCCTCTAAAAAAGTGTCTTTCTTATGGAAGAGCGTGCTTTGGGGGAGGGACTTATGGAAAAATGGAGCGAGGTGGCTTCTGGGTCAGGGCGATACCATTAGTATCACGAAGGATGTGTGGATTCCTAAGGACCATGTTGGTCGTGCTTACTCTTTTCGTGGGGGGCCAGAGTTTACTCGGGTGTGTGATCTGAAGGACGATATGGGAAGGTGGAATGCTTCGCTCATTAAGGAATTGTTTGAGCCAATGGAAGCTAAAGCGGTGCTCTCCATCCCCACTTCTTCCTTTGAGAGACCAGATCATCTTATATGGCATTTTACGGAGTTAGGATACTATACTGTCAAAAGTGGGTATTGGAGTTAAGTGAAACGGTTGGGTATAGGCCAAGCTTCATCTTTTTCAGGTCAATCTCCTTGTTGGAAATTTATGTGGGCTCTCTCTCTACACCCTAAGGTAAAAAAATTTGTCTGGAAAGCGGCACTGAACTTTCTACCTACCCATGCTAATTTGATGAGACACGGTCTCTCTTCTCCACCCGTGTGTCCTATTTGTTGCCAAAATAATGAAACCACTCTTCATGCTCTTTGGACGTGCCCTTCCCTTAAGAATATTCGGGGTGAATGGCTTGTAAAAGGCTTGGAACCGCTAGGAAGTGCCTCCTCTTTCTATGAAGTTCTTATTGGGTGTATGGAGATTCTTGAGAAAAAACAGGTGGAGGAATTTTTGGTGTTGTGTTGGAGAATTTGGTATCGTCGTAACCAATTTGTTCATGATAATAAGCTTCTTGATGACGGTATGGTGGGTCCTTGGGCTCTGAATTTTCTGTGGCACTATCAAGAGGCTCAAAACCAAACCCGAACTGAGGAAGGTGGTGGTGGGTCCTCTACGCATCCTACTGTTGCGCAAGTGGTTCCCTTGGCTGATGGAGAGATGTGTGTTCATGTAGATGCTGGTTTAGATGGTGATAAAGGGATGGTGGGTATAGGGGCGGTGGTGGTTGATAGCTTGGGGTTTGTTCATTGCTCTGCTGCAACTCCATTGACGGCATCATTAGCGCCTCATGTCGCTGAAGCAGCTGCTGCCCTCGAAGGGATGCTTCTCTGTATTCGCCTTGGCTTCCTTCGTATTCGGATTAGTACAGACTGTCTTCGTGTTTGCCAAAGCATTGCCCATAAGGAGGCTAATAATTCAGAATATGGCATTGTTCTCCAAGACATTTATCAAGCATGGAGCTCTTTCTCGTCTATTTCCATTGGACATTGTAATAGAGCTAGTAATTCTACAGCTCATTCCTTAGCAAAACTTGCATTATCTCTTGATTCTCCTAGAGTTTGGTGTCCTGGCTTGCCTTCATGTCTGTGGCCTTAAAGCTATTTATGTTTGATGTTTTTGCTTCATCTTGGCTGTTTGCCCAATAAAATTCTATGAATTTCactcaaaaaaaagaaaaagaaatataattgCTAAAGAGTTGTGATATTTTAGCCAAATTCCCTGAAGTGAATGTTTAACATATATTGtcaattatatgaaatttatgaATACAATTAAAAAACATTGAAATGTATTATGATTGATGCAGTTGGTGATTGATTTTTTCAAGTCCCAAAAGTTTTAAGAAAATTTCATCAAAacattaaaatatgaaataatgaTAAACAAGATTGAAAAACAAATATGAAGAGAATAAATTAATTCAGGTGTAACTATCTTTGATATAGACTTGGGTGTGTGTTTATTGTACAATAAAGAAGTTAACATGTATATCaattttgttgtacatttaaaTGTTATTCCCTAAAGAGAATGATAGAAATTAAATTTCATTTTAAAGAGTATTGGTATTATTAGTCATGTTATTATATATGCAATATTTATTGCCAGAAGCAAGTATGATATTTTCAATATTATTCCTTAAAGTGAATGATTCATTACTTATGTCAATTATTCATTGCACATTCCTAGAAGTGAATGTCTaaattattagtattatagtaaactttgtcattgatcaaaatataatttataattacattCCTCAAAGTATTATAAAGTCACAAAGATTATTTGGAAAGGTTCTTGATGAAACCTGAACAAAATTGCTAGCTaaagttaaacaaaatttatatacCAGTTGTACAATTTCTATAATTGTGAATGTGGCAAAAAATGACTTATAAAATGTACTGGCCgtacatttaattatataatatatcaagtcataagaataagaaataatttatttcattaataaatttgaccacttgttggaaagaattgagaaagaaaaataagtgatatattcatattatgattATACCTATTTGGctaaaacaaacatgattattgttgacgctgtttttcgtcaacttaaattgtaaAGCAATTAAACAATCAAACAATGAAGtgaatgaatgatgaagagaaacaagagaatttttacgtggttcagtagttaattctgcctagtccacgagtctgtgttattaagatttggagttttctggaaattcttcagagatgaattacccagagctttttTTCCAGAAATCAGAAATCCGTTccttacaagtggtgattccttctctatttatagagaaggtttgtagaattcattcccacatatttcgggaaaatATTCTGTATGTTAATTGAAATAATGacatttgttgacgcggttcttcgccaataggtaattaagagaagaagagaaagggattagtgctgaaagtagaaccgtcacagatatgaaatcttagaggatgaacttggtgactcaagacacatttttaagtggttcaaaggttaaaatccttctactccactagtcaatattattgatctattctgggtatttggttacaaagtatatatctctccagagactatt
It encodes the following:
- the LOC133799903 gene encoding uncharacterized protein LOC133799903, which gives rise to MEILEKKQVEEFLVLCWRIWYRRNQFVHDNKLLDDGMVGPWALNFLWHYQEAQNQTRTEEGGGGSSTHPTVAQVVPLADGEMCVHVDAGLDGDKGMVGIGAVVVDSLGFVHCSAATPLTASLAPHVAEAAAALEGMLLCIRLGFLRIRISTDCLRVCQSIAHKEANNSEYGIVLQDIYQAWSSFSSISIGHCNRASNSTAHSLAKLALSLDSPRVWCPGLPSCLWP